The nucleotide sequence ACGCAATTTCGTGTGGTGAAATCAGTTTCTCTGGGTTAAATTGCAGGGATTTGGATCGCTTTTTTTGCTACTTGCTAGTGGTGTTTATGTCTGATCCTTCGTCCTCAATACTATTCCCAACTAGACAGAACTAGTTTCAATGAACAAAGATAGAACGCGATGAGACGATGACGATGGTAGGGCACTGTCAGGGAGATGGATTCACGGACCAACACGTGCTCTCTTGAGCTAcgttatacaaaaaaaaactattagttCGAGAAAAAACGGAAGAAATAAAAAAGGAGAGTTATTTGCAAATATACTCTCTTGTTTCACGAAAAGAATATTGATGCCAAGTTAATcggaaaataaaagaagaaaagaatcgTTTAGGTTTGAGTCGTTTGaatctattttcttaaaacaaacCACTAAATTACATGTTTGGATCTAAGTAAAAGTTTGGTGTAAATCATGTTTAGAAGCAgagaaaaattgttatcattATCAAGAGCAGATATTAAGGTCTTAAAACAGAAAAGTGAAACTCATAGATAAGTTGGTGGACTTTTTGACGAAGAGGATGTGTAGATGTGATGAGATTTTTTTGAGTTGGAGTGTCTgaaattgttttagaaaaatcagtgAACATAACttagtaatataataaatttatttaattcataGTATAGGTAGACGTATTTGAAAGTGGTGAGATATCCATCACCAGGGAATGAGTTTTagatttgatttgtttctgttGATAGCGAAACACTGAATAGcaaataaatgtgaattattaGTTAAATAACAACTTAAACATCTTGAATGAGAtgttgaatttaaaattttacttattCTCATGGGAACGAAGACGGTTGAAGATTTCTTTGTAGACTATGGTTTTCACTTTTTGTATCggtttttatgaaatatataattttgtgtaaattttcttCTATGTTCAAGTTGTAAGTGTGATTATgttaagagaatgagattgagTTTTCaaataccaaattttttttttattagggtATTTAATAAAGTGGAGAATAAGATCTTAATTTTGAGGAAATCTTAGTCGAATATATTTTGTAGTTGTTTAGAACAATGTCAGTAATTGTTATTACTAAcacttgttgttgtttttttttatatatttatgttatatttgaggttgttataaaaaaaatgttaaatctgATTATAATGAATTATTATGGTTGCTgatataaaacaaagaaaacagagAGCTTTTGACTGAATAATACTCTTTCCTTAACCTTTACAAagattattacataatagttttataGCGACAAATAGACAATCTAGGCTAGGCAAGGCAATATGGACTATTAGAACCAGCTATTTAGGACAGCTTAAAGCTTCATTGTCCTTCACATACAGATGAGAAAGCATCAAAATGGTTGTGGCAAGGTACAGTCGAGGTCGTACTATTCCTCTTTTCCGAATCTCTTTCATGTTGATAAGATGACCATTGGAGACTTGAAGGATTGGGCTTGAGCTCTCTATCATTGATGTCTTGGGCTGACATGAGTTTCGTTTGGGCCACTTCAGTATCTTCACTTACAACTGAATGTATTGAAACATAAGTAATGACGTTGAATTGTTGGCTAAAGAGTAATGAATTTCTTTgcctttctttgtttcttttgtttgatgttttttgttatatttgctTATATATTCTGAATTAGTTGTACTGATATGTTTAATAATAAGGCCAAAAGGAACAAATAACAAATCCAAATGTTAGAAAAAGGGTAacaaatgtattattttaaatggaGAAACTGAGCTTAACATCTATCTGAATTTAAACacataataaattttcatttcagTTGAGAAATATTAATTCATTTGTATGTAGGATACATGAGTTGTTTTCTTTCTTGGTtctaacatatatttttaatttagtataaGCATATGTTGGTCCGAATATAACACATGttaattttattagttatttaatatctATTTCTCTTCTTTCATGTTTTATAGTGTttgcatcttatatattaaaacagaagtcacaatcttgattcatgtgtgatttttttttaaaaatggacctaatggacctatttctataaaatcatgttacatttaatatataatcttatcatttaaattttgggcctacctgaattttttattgggctatcaataattgaatttaaacaatagatgatccattagatttatagataatataaactAAATAGATTTAGTTtgatgttgtaatactatacctccatatgttaattatttaaatatttatcaattttaaattttaaaattataaagccttttttaaataaaaaaatcatattatctaacaatgattaatctttactaccttaaaccaatgaaacaaattttaaactatatagtttattttaaacattaaacaaaaactaaatgtttaattatttactcgataatataaatctatgaaaggaaaattttaatttttaaaaactttctaaatttgtgaaatgttacaatatctttgaatatgacaataaaacaatattttactaatctttatatatagttacgattttaataatgaaataataatccgaaatatatatatagaagaagatagaaatacataagaaagtttgaaacaatctattcaatgaaaaaatataccgtaaatttattatgttttcaaaattgatagacatgtatatattataatattaccaatttagaattgaaattaaacaaaatgtttatataaaaataataaaacaaaaacccatgcaattgcgcggatcgagatctagtattTTATTAAAGTATAATTTTGTTGTATAAATGTGAGAActaattttctatttatatattgcaaatttatttaaagtatGACGTTGATGGTTAAATGTTTCTTTAATGACACATCCCTTTATCTATTTTAGGACTGACCCTTTGGTATCAAGATGTTGCAAAAAAATATAGCTACCATACGTTAATAGTAGTACTATGggattattaatattattaatttgatttttgtagATACCACAGGATTATTATATTCACCTGTAtgcatttttcttttgattgatAATTTCAGGAATCTTGTGAGTTATGACTCTTGTCGATTTGCTCTTTGTTTCCAAATTAATGCAACAAAAAGTAACAAAAGATGAAAAATGTGTTAGAAATCTTGCGAGTTATGAGGGGCTCAGCTTGGAAAACAAATCTCTCGGACTCGTGCTGGAGAATCAAGTGACCACGGTGACTTTCCTCAGCTTTAACTTGGCACAGTTAGAGTCTTCTAAACAATTTTTGTCTCCACTTGATTATTCCTGGCTGCCAGGCAGAGGAAGGAGCCACAAGTGTACTTGACGGACTTGACACTCAGAGAGAGCTAACCGGCCAGGTTAAGGAGAGGCGGCATAGAGAGGAGGAGCTTGGTGGTGCCACAAGTATTTATGATGACTTTGTAGGGGTAGACAAAGAAGCTGGACTCAGAGAGGACGCAAGAGTCGAAGTGATCGTTGGAGAGAGAAGAAACAATCTCGCAGGCAGCAGGAGTGTGTATTTCGTCAAGCTGGGACCTGGTCAGAGTACGGAGACCCAGTCCCTTGGAGTCTTGAAGGATGCTAGGCTCAAAGAAAGAGACCTCGGGCGGCTTCTCGTAAATTCGAAACCGATTGCAGATAAGGCCATGTCACCTTGTTGTCTGAACTTGTAGTAGGAGGAGAGAACGATGGGATTGGGGAACCAAGCAGAAACGGAGCTTAACACAAAAGTAAATTATAAACTGGAAATTAAAGAAAGCAGCTATAACTATAGTGAAGACTCGGTGCGCTACAACTCAGGATGGCCTCTTAGCGCACtgcaaataaagaaagaaacattGTTAAGAAACATGTTACTGTaatggagagagagagtaatGTAATGAAGGGAAGAAGAAGCTTTACGTTGGAGTAGACAGAGATTTGAATTTCTTGATTCCACCGTTGGGGAGAACGTCTTCAATGCTGTAACCGAGGGGAGCTTCGTAAAATAAGGAACTACTACAACTGCCGGACTTCTTTTTACCATATTTCGACTCCATCACAATCTCATTCACGCTTTCTGCAATTTCAAGACCAAACCATATGTATTAGATGCAGGAAAGAAAAGCAACGCTTAATAGAGACTTATCAATGTTCAAAGTTTTCACATTTCAATAACAGATCTCGAATAAACGTTCAATTTATCAGATGAGACATGATCAGAATTCATTAGATCTACAACTATGAGACTTAAAACGTATATAGGTATCTATATATGTAAACACAACATCAATCAAAACATGAATCGTCTGATACAGAATATAATAATTGATCAGAATGATGAATCTCTTGTACAAAAAACCgaataaaatgtaaatcaaaCGTAATCGTAGGTAAAGACGTTAGAGataattactttatatataaagatttaaaTCAAGACCAGAATTATGAATCCCTTCTTTCCAGATATGAACGAAACCTCCAGAAACTGAAAGTCAAAACAATCGAGGTTATGATAGCATCATCCTCAGGGTTGATAGGGTGATTTAGAGTGTAGGGATGCTAacctttttacctttttataatCGAACCTCGACCGTCCTCGAAGAGAAAAGGTGGCATTGAAGATAGATCGATGGATTTAAGAAGAAATTTAATAGGAATGACCGATGGATTTATGAATCAGTAGGAAAAGATGAAAAGTTGGTTTGAAACCTAGAGGCGGAGGCGGAGAAGAGAGAGCGAGATGAAACTATATCATAACAAAAGCCCAAATACAGATCCAAAACCACAGAAGCCCAAACCCAAGTAATCATTTAATGACGTGGAGGAATGCTGCAATTCTACTGGACGAATTTCCAGTACGACATGAACCCCTTCAGAGAGCTTTATATTTGGCTTTGCATAGTTTTGATACTAGGATGATGACAATGtttaagaattatatatatactaggatgAGACCTACGCTTTGCATGACGTGAAACATgcataaaaatcatatattcaaaGTAAGGTAGTTCAGTCCGGATTTTGGTTTGGTCTAGGCtcagtttttcaattttttgtttataaaaattaatatcatataaaaatcatATCTGTTTTAGTTTGATTCAGTTTATATActgttgatttttttattacattttggTCTTGTTTCAGTTtagttttttgatattttggtttacaaaaattagatatcatattaaaatcatatttatcttgtttgatttggtttatACACTgtcggtttttggtttattcaatTTATACCAAACAAacttaaactatatttatttttaaatattttgctaatttaattttgtataattaagaatcaaatttattaaatactactctaattttaaaatagaatgttttttctattatatttaactattaaataattattaaataaattagttattaTAGATTCATaagatggaaaaaaaattaacactaTACTAAATCGTAATAGTGATACAAATGGTTTATAAAGATTTCGATATTAGGTTAAGGATGTTTATATCCCCTATTAATTACTACCGAATTGTACTTATAAATAGGGATTTTTGCACGAGGAACATTATTTACAACTCAACGAGTATGGTATCATATCCGGTGGAAGCATTCGTTGTGAAGCATGTGTCTTAcctatatattttcaagcattCTATAGCTGCGTGCAATGCAATTTTATTCTCCATAAAACATGCACTAATCTTTCTAGAAAGAAACGACATTTTTATCATGACAAACCATTATCTTTAATATGTGGTGACAAGATAGAGCGTTATtgtaaaatgtgtgaaaaatatTCTGAAGGTTTCAAGTATACCGACTTTCGATACTTCAGTATTGATGTTAAGTGTGCCACAATTTCTGAATCTATCATCCATGAAAGTCATCCATTAACCTTGTACTACAATATAGGGAAGTTTATGAAATGTGCTTCTTgcaatatactatatattgttTAGATGCGATGACTGCAGCTTTGTACTAGATAGAACATGTGCTGCTTTGCCAAAAACAACACAACACTGGTACGATGAACATCTTCTATTTTTATGTTACGAGAAAAACAAGAGAGGAAATGTTGGTGTGATATTTGCGAGGAACAACTAGATACCATGATATGGTTCTACACATGTGATGATTGTTGTGTCACATTCCATGTTACATGTGATCTTCAACTTTTTACGTTTCATGCCCGGACGGATAGTCAAATTTGAGGAGTGGAGAATCAAAACGATGCAAACCAGTCCTGGTTTCTTACGACGTTGTTATGTTTGTCATACTCGACGTGCAGTTTCATTCGTTTTAAACGTTTTTTATCCCGAGAAAATGTATTCATTTGTTCTTTAGAATGTTTATTCAGAACCTCACGTGAAGATTTGTATTAAATGCATAATGTAAtcctttcatatatatatatatatactagggttggtccgggctacgcccggtttttgtttaaattttaatttttattatatattttgtatgtatgtttgttttaatgttttatctatttttttctgttttaaaagtttcaaaaattttaatatccaaatttctgatatttttttatggAATTTGTATATGAAGTGATGAGCAAAATGgacaaaattgattaaattttagcTATGTGTTGATTGATTGGAttgtaaaaatgtttcatttcacttaattttttttattgtttccgAATATTCTCTTAGTAATTTAACTGACTCTCACCTTTAAATATACAatccttttaaaatatactagaTCCTTTTTccccgcgctacgcgcggataatatatttaaatttgttacatttatcatttttatttgtatgtgaatttttgtatattaaattatatatagctaatttttaaatttttttttatatttttagtttgaagtaagtatttctattatatgtaacacaattaactaataaaatatgaagaatcaagtccgaacgaaaagaaaaaagtacttcaataacctacttaaaatataaaactctcttttcaaaaaaaacgtacttaataacattttttatgtgtaatagttgaaaactgaaaattaaatatcgatctagaaattattttaatatatctaatggtaaaatattaattgtaataaataaattttgaattttgtaatattacatgaattagaagtctttaaaatctaaaatctattttataatatgtttttattcatttattatgaCGTTACAAAATTTtcctttagttttatttgtatattaattttttaataatttagtttctttttagtaattttaaaattatcaagaatataatatatttaaatatatccaaatatgatgtctcattttaATGTGTATTTGCATTgaacatatttaatttgtagtcTGTATATAAGCCACACTATACAAACAAAAGcacaaaataaatttcatagacGTTGTTGTTGCTTTACTTCTATGTGTAGATGTGATGCCGTATTTTTGTAGTTAGCGTTTTGCCGTGGTTACTAATTTTCTAAGATTCGTATTGTAATGTGGTTGAGATGTAGTGATGAACTGTTCTAATATTTAGCGGTTGGTGTTATGTATATGTTGTGTGTGTAGAGTCAAGAGTGTATTTAACATTGTCGGAGGTTTTTCTAAAAGAATAATAATGATTATATTCCTAacttaagatttttttgttttttgttgtaatttttaattGGTGATAACATATTTATAAAGTGCATAGCGTTTGTTGAAGTTTAACTGGCTAAAAATGTAGCGAAAAAGGTATTTTTGTGTAAAACAAAATTGTACTGGATCATAGTTAGACATAATGACTTTAACTCAACATCAAcagttttaatttattattaaaatatataatcttcTATGTCGGACACGTGATATATCAAAGCgttcataaattaaaaacacatctaattttataatttgatgagtttttaatttttgtaaaaaaacttGGAGAATGTTTCAAATAATATAACTTTGTAAATTCTCTGTAGATAATCAAAAACATTTCTCAAGATTCTTTATCGACTTCGCGTTTATAACAGCCATTGTTACCAGATGATCTTATTTGAGATTGACTCAGGCTCTTGGGTTTATGGAGGACAATGTGTTCCTGAAAAACCTTGAGCCTCTTCTTGTCCAACACTTTCGTCTCTGTCCCCAAAAACAGCCATGATCACCACTTCTTTGAACTCCTTGCTGTCTGGTAATCCAGACTCTATCGCTTTCTTCTCTTTCGTGTTTGTCTCTCCCTCATCACAACCACCAAAACTCAACATTCCCATGGTTTGACTCGACAATCTTGTCCTCTTCAGCTTCTCTTTATTGTTGATCAACTTCGAAGAGAAGAACGGTTTTGCATCAACCCTTAATGGGTTGTTTAGTACTACATTCACATTCACATTGGTTTTCACGTTCTCGTCACCGTACCCACCATTGCTCAAATCCGGCTTTGCCTTAGGCTTCACGCTCTGTTCTCTACTGAGGCTGCCATATATAGGAAGAACAAAACATGGTGTCAAAAAGCCTTCTCTACTCAACCCTATCATCCCCTCCTCTTCTCATCATCTCGGAGCCAAGATCGTtataagcataagcttttaaaTGTGAATCCACTCCTCTAGGACCGTTATTCAAGTGGCTATCTCGTAATTGAAAATGATGCTTACAAATATCTCGTAAGCTTTAAGTACTTGTACCTTGAAGACATCAGTGCCACACAGAAAACCACCGTCTAATAAGACAGAAACTTGTCCATATATGGTTCTCTCGAACGTGGCTAAATATGAAAACTTTACAACCTAAACCAGCATGAGCTCTATCGCTAAACTACTTTATGACACTTGGATATTTTAATTAGGAAGCTTAAAGCTTGAAACTTAATATTGATATGGAACAAATCATGAAATCATGTTCATATACTGGTCATATAATTCACTTTTTGCAACAAACTAAGACACACACATAAACAGAGGTCCTACTGTGTAGAAACACAATTATACAAAGATACTACTGCCGAGCTGATAAATAGCTTCAATGAACGTCTCATGAAGTTCTTGTATCCCCACCTGTTCATCAAAACCCAAACCATTCACCCGCAAGACAAATCTATGATATAGTAACTCCATGATGGAATCCCACAAGAAATTTTTTATCGCCACCTGTCATGTATGATCCCCTTCTCTCTTCTGTCGTTTACACCATCTGTGATTCTTCTCTCTAATGTGGTCTTATTTCATATACAAAcattcttcttgtggctcttgcctcTGTGTAGTTCCAACTGGTACATTTCTGTTGCATCATATTTGTTTAGCAATCCATTTGGTCCATGGTGTCCTCTTTTCGATTCACAGAAAAATAAAAGCTCAGCTTAGTAACATACGTTGTATAATCAACATGAAAGAGATCATGAGTGTTTCGAGTGAGTGATTGTTGATCAGCCTTCTTTCCTCTTTATCTTCTCTGGCCATTTTCCTTGAAGCTGAAGCAGATTCAGTTTGGTCCCCTGTTTGTGTCTCAAGACTAAATTCGATTTCTAAAGATGTGCAGTTGCATTGCTTTGGAAATGGCTCTGAGGAAGAGGTCTTGTTCTCTTGTAGCTTCTGTTGTTTCTCAAACATAATCTATAGTTGTCGGCCCTGTTTCTCAATCTGTATCTGCAGCGACCGTTGGACCTGAGGCATATAATTTAAACAGCATCACACATTAGTCATGATATGTTAGGACTTAGGACGCACTACTACTCTTTCTTGTTTGAAGTAAGGTAAAGAAGggtagtttatttttattgataacACAGGTGAAGGAGATCATATTACCTCGAGCTGATCATGGAGACGTTTCTGAACTTCCATTTGAAACCTTAGAGCTTGTGTGATCTCAACGCTCATGCAAACgaaacattaacaaaaattaacttAGCTAGAAACACACATATAAGTATTTAACCTTATTACAAACAAAACTCTAAACAAATAAAGTCCCTACGTTTTCATGTCAAGAGGTTTGATATCTTCCATAGATGTCAACTTCTTTTCTTGAGGTTCTTCTGTAGCTTCTGAAGTCTCCGGTTTGTACCTCGCCGTTCTGTATTTCTGTAGAAAGAAAGACCATATACCACAAAGATAAAACAGAATGAGATGCAAAAAAAGAAACGTGGAACAAACCTTCAAATGGCTTTTTAAGTGATAGATGGTCAAGCCAGGGTTATTCAAGAGATTCAAAACAGCCTTAGGCGTGGCTCCTAATGGTGGATATTAAGAAAGTTAAGAGAAGAATAAACAGCCCTGAGATATTCTTTTTCAAGAACTAATAGAAGAAGAAAGCTTACACACGTTCACTACCACAACGCTGATTAACAGCTTCAACGAGCCTCATGAAGTTCTGGTGTCCAACGCATGCGTTGCTTAGATGCAGATGATAAGTTTCTTGCACTGAGCTGCTCCTCAAACGAAACCACTTGATGCGGGGGGTGGTTAGCTATTACCTCTTCTTTCCTTGGTACGACCAAACATGGTGTCGGTATCTGTTGAAAAGGCATGATTAAATGACAAAATGAGTAAACAGAAGTTCGTATAATAATGCTACATAGAAACTGAACCTGTGGACTTGGATCTCCAAGAAGTTCAGACCATTAGGCTCCGAACCATTGTCAATAAGCTGATCTGCCCAACTTTGCCATTCGCTTTTCTGATGGAGTTCCACGGATGAGACCACCCTCTCTGCTTGTTGATTCAGAACAGGAACTTGataagaaaaatcaaagaaCTCGTCTAGAGGGTCTGCCAACTTGGAAAATCTTCCAAATAAAAAGCTTTATTTTTGGGTCAGTATTCAGCTTCCATATTCATTTTTCCCAGTCGATAGGAGTCGCTTGAAGGACTTGTGCTGTAGTCTCTCAGTGCTCACAAGCTgcccaatatccagattttgTTGAGTAAACCCCATCCTTcgttaataaaataaagaagttTCATGATGAACTACCAAATTTCATTTGGAAACATCTGGTAAGATGTCATATAAAGAAAGAgaggataacaaaaaaaaacaaagaagacgTAATACACTGGATTTAGTGTTTACCTGTGAGCACCTTCTAATGTGGACTATGATTTACTGAAGTTTCCACCCTCAGTGATAAAGGCTGGCTTCAAGTCGCCATGTTCATCTTCCCCATTTTTGGCTGTGAAGTTATGATGTCGTTCGAATCAGTAATATATCGACCGTAGCATAAGGCCACTGATCCCATGGAGACTATTATGTAAGACCATTGGAAATACAGAGTTAGGTATTTAAATGCAAGCTGCTAAAACAGATGCAAAAAAGTGAATTACAAAGTATCATCCTAATCTTCTGCACCAGCGACACTTTTTCGTTCAATGAACTGTTATTCAACCTATTcatagaaacaaaaacaatgtgAGACAGATAATCATCAAACACCAGTTTAAAAAgcatttaaaatagaaaatgaatTCTCAAAGCCACAATTAGCTGCAGGGAAGATAAATAAGACAAAATAAATAGCTAAATTATGTTTATTCATAAGTCGGATACATACTCTGATGAAGTACATATAGATCATTGGATACCAGGTTCTACATTCTTGGGTCATAAGTATACTGTTTTTAGAACCATAAGAAAAAGACCGAGGCAGGTCAACTTACAGTTTCAGGCAGATTATTAATCAGCACTGAAGTCATCACCGTTGCTCGAGCaaatattctgaaaaaaaatcagcaaaaaCAGTTGATTAGATATCCAAAGCATCATCAAACAAAATGTCTAAATGTTCAAAGAGTCGTCATAAACAGTAGACTTTCCAACGCTTTCGAATCCTTCAGTGTCGGGGTAATATAATGGAAGTTTTTACACCGTCAAGCTCTATCTCTAGTGGTGTTCCCCATACCCAAACCCAAATCCATGTTCACAACAGTTAAAGTGGATTCCAACCAAAAAGGTTAAACCTTTCAATAGCAAGAAGACTATATTTGAAATTGGAGGATGATATTGTCCTGGCAAAAATGGGATTGGTGGTGACATACCTTTTGTTTTGGTATCACGCATGTGTCCAACACCAAAACCTaatgaatatgaaaatatttatttatgactAAAGCTTGGAAAGGAaagggcaaaaaaaaaaaccttgcatctctctctctctcgttccaGTACTCAGCGGCTGAGTACTCAAACGATCTTAAACCGTTTATATCGATTCCGTCGTGGTTATCGTTCGGATCTCCGAACTCGTTGCTTTGGATCGTGTCGAACTCGACAGTGAAGACGTGGTTCGTTTCGTTACCGTTGTTTGAGTTGTTGAAGAGACCGATGTATTGACTTGATTGGGAGTGCGGAAGTGAGGCTATGGGATGGAGAGACGACGAAGACGATTCCATGGCCGCTTAGAGTGGGGATCTGGGAGTATATGGCGAAGACGAAGGTGGTGGAGACGGAAGAGACGGTGGCGTTTGGTATGTCTTTGAACTGGATTGGTTTTGTGTAGAAGGCGTgaccgttttttttttgccaccatGTTTGATCGCCGGAAGATGaaacggagagagagagagattcacgCGAGAGATAAAGCATGATATGGGCTGAGACTTAATTTGTTTCgaacaaaacaaatacaaaaataaaagagcCCAAGAATACCCAATTTCTTGATCTGATGTGGTGAAATGCTGGTTTGCTATTGGCTGATTTTTT is from Brassica napus cultivar Da-Ae chromosome C1 unlocalized genomic scaffold, Da-Ae chrC01_Random_14, whole genome shotgun sequence and encodes:
- the LOC125594601 gene encoding protein POLLENLESS 3-LIKE 2-like, translating into MSSSLSREQSVKPKAKPDLSNGGYGDENVKTNVNVNVVLNNPLRVDAKPFFSSKLINNKEKLKRTRLSSQTMGMLSFGGCDEGETNTKEKKAIESGLPDSKEFKEVVIMAVFGDRDESVGQEEAQGFSGTHCPP